The following are from one region of the Stigmatella ashevillena genome:
- a CDS encoding NADPH-dependent F420 reductase, translating into MTSIGIFGSGRVATALATQLSATGHNVVIGTRNASGASAKWTGPAVTFANHSQTARKASIVINATPGDTSLERLSALREELDGKILVDVSNATRRGAEGLPAGLLYPGSSLAEHLQKALPNTQVVKTLNTMFFSVMINPHSLTVPPTAFLSGNDDGAKATVSKLLHDLGWPPAWVEDLGDISTAQGTEALVLLVPHIIRRRGFAPFALAISR; encoded by the coding sequence TTGACCAGCATCGGCATCTTCGGATCGGGCCGTGTCGCCACGGCCCTTGCTACCCAGCTCTCAGCCACCGGGCACAACGTGGTGATCGGCACACGGAACGCCTCTGGCGCATCAGCAAAATGGACCGGCCCGGCCGTCACGTTCGCGAATCACTCCCAGACCGCACGCAAGGCCTCCATCGTCATCAATGCAACGCCCGGCGACACCAGCCTGGAGCGGCTCAGCGCCCTCCGCGAGGAGTTGGACGGAAAGATTCTGGTCGACGTCTCGAATGCGACCCGGCGCGGCGCGGAAGGGCTTCCGGCGGGCCTGCTCTACCCCGGCAGCAGCTTGGCCGAGCACCTGCAAAAAGCTCTGCCCAACACGCAGGTCGTCAAGACGCTCAACACCATGTTCTTCTCCGTCATGATCAACCCGCACAGCCTCACCGTCCCCCCCACAGCGTTCCTGTCGGGCAACGACGACGGTGCGAAGGCGACCGTCAGCAAACTGCTTCACGACCTCGGGTGGCCGCCAGCCTGGGTTGAAGATCTGGGTGACATTTCCACGGCACAAGGAACAGAAGCACTCGTCCTGCTTGTGCCACACATCATCCGCCGTCGCGGCTTCGCTCCCTTCGCGCTTGCAATCTCAAGGTGA